ACCAGGGTGACCCACGATCCCAGTTCGCCGTTCTGGCCGGGGACGAAGGTCACGACCGGCATGTCCGGCCGAGCCGAGGCGATCGCTTCCCGAATTGTCCACTGTGAGGGTGTAATGCGCAGGCCGAAATGCTTGCCCATCATCGAGAGGCGAGCCAGCCAGGCCTGGTCGGGGGACCCCGGAAATTCCCGTTCCGACTGGTAAAACAGTTGCCGGCCCAGGACCGGGTCATATTCCAGGCCCGCAGCCTCGGTACAGGCGTCGAGCACGTCGTCGGTCGCCCAGCTCATCGTCGTCTCCCGCTCTGGTTGGCTTCCGACGCGGCCGACCCGGTGTCGACGGCCTTCGGTCTGATTCGCGATCGACAGTGATTGGTCATGCCTTGGTCACTCCGAGTCCCTCGCGAACCTCGTGTTGACGCTCGACCTCCCGGACTAACGCGCGACCGGCCCGTTCGATGGCCCGAGACACGGCTTCGAACGGCTCGTCGCCACTATCCTCCACTTTGACCAGGCCGTCGGGAAGCGACAACGTTACACCGCATCGGACCCCCGGCACCGCCGAATCGGCCGCGTCGGACAGGCGCACCGTTACCCGCTCGACCTTCGGACTAAACCGCCCGATCGCCGATCCCACCCGACGTTCAACATGCGATCGCAACGCCGGGTCGACCGCGATCCCCAATCCCTGCACCAGCACTCTCATGGCGCCTCTCGTGACGCTCGGGTTCGATAACGGGGTGATAACCCGCATTGTTCAATCCTGACGTATTGTGGGACTCCACAATCCAAACGACAAGAGAAACTTTCGAGAACGATTCATCGAAATTTTCGATGGATCGTCGATTGGTTTGGTCGAAGAATCCTCTGTGATTCATCGGGTTCTTCGTTTAATCTGGGATCAATGGAAACGCTCAACTACCACCATCTGTTCTACTTCTGGATGGTCGCCCGTGAGGGCAGCATCGCCGCGGCCTGTGAACAGCTTGACGTTTCCCAGCCGACGATCAGTGCTCAGATTCGTGCTCTTGAGCGCTCGCTGGGCCTCAGTTTGTTCACCCGGGAAGGGCGGGGCCTCGTCCTCACCGACGCCGGTCGCGTGGCTTATCGCTACGCCGACGAGATCTTCTCGCTCGGTCGGGAGTTGCGCGACACGATCTCCGGGCGACCGGCTGGCCACCCCTTGCGGCTCGCCGTGGGGGTCATCGACGCCATGACCAAGCTCGTCGTTGCTCGACTGCTTGAACCGGCCTTGCGACTGGAGGAGCCGGTCCGGATCATCTGCTCCGAGGGGTCGGTCGAGGAACTGATCGGCGACCTGGCCCGTCACCGGCTCGATGTCGTTCTGTCTGATGTTCCCCTGGCGCCCGGGGCGGCGGTCCGTGCCTACAACCACCAGCTCGGTGAGAGTGACGTGGCCATCTTCGGCCCCCCTGGGCTCGCAGACGAACTGACCGCGGGCTTTCCCCAATCCCTCGACGGGGCTCCCATGCTCCTACCGGCCGAGCACACCGCCGTCCGCCGATCCCTCGAACACTGGTTCGAGTCGCAGGATCTCCGACCGCGGATCGTCGGCGAGTTCGAGGACAGCGCCTTGATGAAAGCCTTCGGCCATTCCGGCTTTGGCCTTTTTCCCGCCCCGGCCATCATCGCCCGGGAAGTCTGCAATCAGTACGGTGTCCAGCTCGTGGGGCAGATCGAATCGGTGCGCGAACAGTTCTACGCCATCTCGATCGATCGCCGCCTAAAACATCCGGCAGTCGTGGCCATCTCCGAAGCCGCTCGGCGCCAGTTTCTCTCCACGCCAACGGCCGACCCACCAGCCGCGGAGTGAGTGTCTCCGCGGCTGGTGGGTCGGCCGATCATACCCAGCGAGGGAACTTGTCGAGGCCAGGCGCGACGGTCCGGATCATCGACCCCGGCTGCCGATGGTCGACCAGCCGCTTCGCGAGGAGGCTCGCCGCGAATCGGTCTTCGATCCCGACGGATTCGAGGCTGCCTCGCCACTCGATGCAGGCCGATTGGACTGCCGAGCCGTCCCGGAGCCGCTTGAGGCGACCTGCCCGCTCGACGAACTGCCCGGAATGACCGGCGTCCAGGCCGATCGGCCCGGACGCTCAGCGCGTCCCGTGGCCAGCTCGGGCTTCACGGCGGGACGAGGTCGGGCCTCTCGGGCCGGTTCGAGGGACTCCTCCGGCAACTGGATGCCGAGGAATTCGGGCCGAGGCACGACGATCGGATCGACGTTCAGCATTCGGTCGTTCCGCCCTGAGTTCGCACTCGCAACGGCCTCGTCTTCTCCGCCGTTTTGCAAGCGGTACGTGTAATCCTGTTGCGAATCCTGGCGATTCCCTGACTCGTTCGCGTTGTCGGCCAGATAGAGCTGAGGACCGCGAGGTGCTCGGTATTCGTACAGATGAGACATGTTGTTGCGGTCGAGAATCGCGTAGATCGAGTTCGGCGAGGCATACAGTCCCCGCCCGACCGACGGATCAAACGCGAAGTTGCAGACGCCGGCCACATAGCCGTCTTCGGTGAACAGGCCGCCGCCCGATCGCCCTTGCTTCGGCGAGTGCTGGCACTCGATCGCCTCGTAATTCCGCTTGCCCGGCACCTGATACCGCGACGTCGGGGCAAAGATGACCGTGTTCCAGGCAGTCGCGTCCTCGCCGTGCGAGCAACCGACCGTGTACATGCTCATCCGAGCCTTCGCCTGCCAGTGCTGCGGCACGACGCGGGCCGACGGCACGACCGCTCCTGGACGAATCCGAACCAGGGCCACATCCCGGTCGAAGTCGTAGTCAATCACCTCTCCCGGCATCGGTTTGCCCAGCGGGCGAACGGTCTGCCCTCCTGGACCACCCAGCTTGCCGTCAAACAGCTCCACGAGGACTGGCAGATTGAACTGATCGGGCCTCGGCTGACGCCCTTTCACGGTGAAGATGTGCGCGCAGGTGAGGATAATCGACTCCTCCGGCGAACTTTCGATCACCGTTCCCGAGCCGAATCCGAGCGATCCGCGGTCCTTGACCGTGATCCGCACGACCGTGGCCCACGGATCGGGGTTCGATCGCGAGGAACCGGCCGAGGCGTTCGACACGTTCCGAACCGGAGGATTGGTCTCCCCCCGAACCGGAGTCGGACGCGCGGCGTCTCGGTAGAGGTCGGCGAGTTCTCGCGTTTCGACCAGTCCTTCGCGTCGCGACAGTTCGCGACCCTCGGCATCGACGATCACAAAGGTCGGAACGCCTTCAATCCCGTACCGCTCGACCAGTTCGGGGTGCTCATCGACATCAATGGATTGAACGGGATAACGATTCTTGACCAGTGTCTCGACCCGAGGGCGCATCTGCTTGCAGGGTGGGCACCAGTCGGCATGAAAATCGAGAATCACCGGTCCTCGGGCACTTTGGGCCGATCCGCCGGAAACGGCGGAGGCCGAGGGGCCGGGGCCGGGAACGATCGCAAGCACCAAGGTCAGCAGCAAGGGGGCGGTGGTCATGCCGCGAGGACTCCTTCTTCCCGGGCAGCAATCCACCTCAGTCTTCTCGGAAGCCATCCTTGGCCGCCTTCGTGGGGCGGGGTCAGGATCGATCCGGATCGAAGGGGCAGATCGGCCGCGATTGTTCCCTCGCCGTCGGGCAAGCGGCCCGACGCGGGGGGCACCGACCTGACGGGCCGGCGCCGGGAAACCACCGAGTGCGAGGACGTGAGACGAGAGGCGATCGCATCCACAACCCGTTCCCTCGCGTCGATCTGCTCCCGAGCCACTCGGGCCCGGACGATCAACCGGGGGGCGGGTTCGACCACGGCAAGGGCCGTGGTGC
The Tautonia marina genome window above contains:
- a CDS encoding HPF/RaiA family ribosome-associated protein → MRVLVQGLGIAVDPALRSHVERRVGSAIGRFSPKVERVTVRLSDAADSAVPGVRCGVTLSLPDGLVKVEDSGDEPFEAVSRAIERAGRALVREVERQHEVREGLGVTKA
- a CDS encoding thioredoxin domain-containing protein is translated as MTTAPLLLTLVLAIVPGPGPSASAVSGGSAQSARGPVILDFHADWCPPCKQMRPRVETLVKNRYPVQSIDVDEHPELVERYGIEGVPTFVIVDAEGRELSRREGLVETRELADLYRDAARPTPVRGETNPPVRNVSNASAGSSRSNPDPWATVVRITVKDRGSLGFGSGTVIESSPEESIILTCAHIFTVKGRQPRPDQFNLPVLVELFDGKLGGPGGQTVRPLGKPMPGEVIDYDFDRDVALVRIRPGAVVPSARVVPQHWQAKARMSMYTVGCSHGEDATAWNTVIFAPTSRYQVPGKRNYEAIECQHSPKQGRSGGGLFTEDGYVAGVCNFAFDPSVGRGLYASPNSIYAILDRNNMSHLYEYRAPRGPQLYLADNANESGNRQDSQQDYTYRLQNGGEDEAVASANSGRNDRMLNVDPIVVPRPEFLGIQLPEESLEPAREARPRPAVKPELATGRAERPGRSAWTPVIPGSSSSGQVASSGSGTARQSNRPASSGEAASNPSGSKTDSRRASSRSGWSTIGSRGR
- the nhaR gene encoding transcriptional activator NhaR; protein product: METLNYHHLFYFWMVAREGSIAAACEQLDVSQPTISAQIRALERSLGLSLFTREGRGLVLTDAGRVAYRYADEIFSLGRELRDTISGRPAGHPLRLAVGVIDAMTKLVVARLLEPALRLEEPVRIICSEGSVEELIGDLARHRLDVVLSDVPLAPGAAVRAYNHQLGESDVAIFGPPGLADELTAGFPQSLDGAPMLLPAEHTAVRRSLEHWFESQDLRPRIVGEFEDSALMKAFGHSGFGLFPAPAIIAREVCNQYGVQLVGQIESVREQFYAISIDRRLKHPAVVAISEAARRQFLSTPTADPPAAE